TTTATGAAGATTCTGGGCCAGGAATTCTTGGACCGCTTCGAAGGCCGCACCATCAATACCCACCCGGCGCTACTGCCTGCCTTCAAGGGAGCGCACGCGGTGCGCGACGCCCTGGATTATGGCGTGAAGATCACTGGCTCTACCGTCCACTTTGTGGACGCGGGCGTGGATACCGGCCCCATCATCGCGCAGCGCCCCGTTGCCATTAACGCCGACGATGACGAGTCCACCCTCCACGAGCGCATCAAACAAGTAGAGCGCGATCTCATCGTGGAGGTGCTGCGTGCAGCTAACGTCCACGACGAGAAACTTACTATTCAACTCGCAGACTAAGACTTTTCGAAAGGCTTAATCCTCCTCATGAGCGAAGACCGCAAGCAGGTAAAGCGCGCCCTTATCAGCGTGTACGACAAGACCGGGCTGGAGGATCTAGCCCGCGCCCTCGATAAGGCAGGCGTGGAAATCGTCTCCACCGGCTCCACCGCGAAGAAGATCGCGGACCTGGGCATCGAGGTCACTCCGGTAGAAAAGCTCACCGGCTTCCCGGAGTGCTTGGAAGGCCGCGTCAAGACGCTGCACCCGCGCGTGCACGCCGGCATCTTGGCCGATACCCGCAAGGATGACCACCTCAACCAGCTCTCCGAGCTCGAGGTAGAGCCTTTCCAGCTCGTCGTGGTCAACCTGTACCCCTTCCGCGAGACTGTAGCTTCTGGCGCGGACTTTGATGGCTGCGTGGAACAGATTGATATCGGCGGCCCGTCCATGGTGCGCGCGGCTGCCAAGAACCACCCGTCTGTTGCCGTCGTCGTGGATCCTTCCCGCTACGACGAGGCCGTGGAGGCCGTGAACAACGGTGGCTTTACCCTAGAGCAGCGCCGTGGCCTGGCGCGCGATGCCTTCCTGCACACCGCGGATTATGATGCGGCCGTCTCCGCGTGGTTCGTGGATCAGCTCAGCGAGGAGGGCCAAACCACCCCGCTGCGCTACGGCGAGAACTCTCACCAGGCGGCTACTGTCACCCGCATCGGTTCCAAGGGCCTTGCCAATGCCACCCAGTTCAATGGCAAGGAGATGAGCTACAACAACTACCAGGATGCGGATGCCGCGTGGCGCGCCGCGTGGGACCACGAGCGCCCCTGCGTTGTGATTATCAAGCACACCAACCCATGCGGCATTGCCGTGTCCGAGGAGTCCATCGCCGCCGCCCACCGCGCCGCCCACGCGTGCGACCCAATGTCCGCTTTTGGCGGCGTGATTGCCGTCAACCGCGAGGTCACCGTAGAGATGGCCGAGCAGGTAAAGGAGATCTTTACCGAGGTCATCGTCGCTCCTTCCTATGAGGACGGCGCCATTGACGTGCTTAAGGCCAAGAAGAACCTGCGCGTGCTGCAGGCAGAGCACGAAGACCAGCACGAGGAGCGCAAGTACATCTCCGGCGGCGTTCTCACCCAGGAGCCAGACACCTACCAGGCCGAGGGCGATAACCCGGCCAACTGGACCCTGGCTGCGGGCGAGGCCCTCAACGAGTCCGACTTGGCTGAGCTCGAGTTCGCCTGGCGCGCCGTGCGCGCGGTGAAGTCCAACGCCATCTTGCTGGCCAAGGACAATGCCACCGTGGGCGTGGGCATGGGCCAGGTCAACCGCGTTGACTCCGCCAAGCTGGCCGTCGAGCGCGCCAACACCTTGGCCGATGGTGCCAACCGCACCGAGGGCTCCTTCGCCGCTTCTGACGCCTTCTTCCCGTTCGCCGATGGTTTGCAGGTGCTTCTCGACGCCGGCGTTAAGGCCGTGGTCCAGCCCGGCGGCTCCATCCGCGACGAAGAAGTCATCGCGGCAGCGAAGGAAGCCGGCGTTACTTTGTACCTGACCGGTACCCGCCACTTCGCGCACTAGCCTAAGCTAAATGCCATGACATTCCCTATCCGCCGGGCCTGGGGCCCGGCAGCCGCCCTCGTCGCCTGCGCGCTCACCCTAAGCGCCTGCGGTGACGAGGACGCGGCGAATAATTCCCCTACCTTTGTCAACACCGAGGCCCGCGGCACGGCCGATCCCCTCTACGGTGAGACCACGTCCGCATCGCCCGCGGCCTCATCCGCAGCGCCAGCCGCCTCGTCTGCGCCTGCCTCTTCCTCGGAGCCATCGGCCGCGGCACCCGCCGGTGACGTCCAAGCCGTGCTCGACCGCATCGTGGCCGAACACGGCGATGTGGGCATCGCGGTCTCCGATGGCACGACCACCATTGAAGCGGGGCGCACCGCTCCCGAGGCCGCGTGGTCAACCTCCAAGGTGCCGGTGCTCATCGCGGCGAATCGCACGGGTGTGGCCGATAGCCAGCTGGTGTCCTCTGCAATCACCTACTCCGATAACGAGGCCGCCAAGGCCGCGTGGGCGGGGCTAGGGGAGGGCACCGCCGCCGCGCAGGCCGCGCAAAGCGTCATCGCGGAGGCGGGCGATACCGCCACCCAAGTCCAATCCCAGGTCACCCGCCCGGAATTCACGGCCTTTGGCCAAACCATGTGGAGCGTGGGCAACCAAGCAAAGTTCATGGCCGGGCTGCGCTGCGTTGAAGGCGCCCAGCCGATTATCGACGCCATGGGTGTCGCCGATCCCGCCCAAGCCTACGGCCTGCGCACCTTGCCGGGCGCCTTGATGAAGGGCGGCTGGGGCCCGAGCCCTGCCGGTTCCTACGACGTGCGGCAGATGGGCATCGTGCAGCTGGGCGGTCACGACGTCGCCGTGGCACTAATCGCCTCGTCTCCTGATGGCCAGTACGCCTCCACCCAAACCGTGCTTACCTCCATGGCCGAAGCCCTAGCGCAGGCCCAAACCCAGTGGCCCAGCCCCGCCTGCTAAGCCTGTCAGTAGAAAGGAAAACCCATGACTTCTCGCTTAAGCCTTCGCCCGCTTATCGCCGCAGGCTTCGTCCCGCTCGTGGCCGCCAGCCTCGCGCTGAGCGGTTGCAGTGACTCCACGGACGACGCTGCCCCAAGCTTCAAAGGCAAGGGCAGTGGAATGACCACGGTCAATAACTCCGACAAAGAAGAGGAGAACGCCGAGGAATCCACGCCCGCGCAAGAGACCGTAACCAAGGAGGAGGAAGCCCCTGAGAAACCGCCGGTAGTCACGGTCACGCAGACGGAAAAGCAGGAGGCCCCGTCTTCCTCCGGTGGGGGTCAGAAGACTGGTGTGGGAAACTACATTTCTGATTTCAACGAGTACGGATGGCTCGATGGCGGCTACGCCAACTGTCAGCGCTTTGAGCGTGCCTTGTTCGCTGGGGCTGGTCCCGACGGCAGAGCTATCATTTGCGAGACCGGAGGTGGCTACAAGTTCTATCGCTCGTCGATGTTTGATGGCCAGTTTGAATCGGGTGACGTTACCCAAGACGGCAATAACTACTACGTCAATGCGGATCCGTCGATCATTGTGGTGACGCCGAGTGGCGTAAGCGTGCGCGAGGGCGGCGGATTGGCCGCCACGGGCGAGTTCACGGAGTCGTGGCAGCGCTAACGCGGATAACGAGGGGCTAGCGCGACTTCTTCTTGCGGTCGGCCGCAGCAGCGGCGGCCGCAGAGATGGAGTCGTTGCGATTCTTGAGCAGCTCGAGGGTAGTTTCCTCGGCATTGTCGGGGACGGAGGCGCCGAGGACGGCCAAGGCGGCGTCGGCAAGCATGGCAGCAGTCTCCGGAACCGACTGGGAAGCGTCGAACGGCGGGGTGCCGTTATTGGGGCGCATTTCAATAACGGACAGCGCGATGTGGAAGGGCAGCTCCACGCGGGGGTCATCCTCGCCCACGATGGCGGCGGCGGTGGAGCGGAAATGGTTCTGCAGGCGGTCGCGTGACTCGTGATACTCGGAGAACTCCGGGGAATTGGCCACCGGCAGCTGATACAGGCGGCCCACGTTCCAGCCACTGGTGAGCAACAGACGCGATTCCGCGGCGACCAAAGACCACAGGCGCTGTGCCGGGTCCGCGTCGGTGCCCGCCAACTCATCGGCCAACTCCAAGGAGGGCTCGATGGTGGAATTGAGCAGCGTCAGGAAAATCTCCGTCTTGGACGGGAAGTGGTAGTACAGCGACGCCTGACGGATGCCCACCGCGTCTGCAATCTGGTGCGTGGACGTGGTAGCAAAACCCTGAGTAGTGAAAAGCTCAGAGGAGGCGTCCAAAATCTCCTCACGGGCGCTATTGCCCCTGCGCCGCGGGCTGTGTTTACGCGGCCTACCGACATTGCCTGCCATGCGGTGGGACGCCTCCTTTCACAAAAGAGAAATCGCTTTTAATAATCAACTGTACAATCTTATGCCCGACTAGGTACTGCTTCCGAATCCGCACCGTAGAGACTATTTATATTCTTCTGCCCGCCGGGAAATAGACTCAAACGCCGCCGAGACAATGCGGCACGCAGAACCATAAGCGGTGCGGTCCAGCGGCGGAAGATCGCGCAGCGTGACCGGGCGATCGCTAACGCCCTCATACCAACGGCGCAACTCTAACGCATAACCGGTGCGCCACGCTAGGTCCAAAGACTCTGCGTCCGCGGCGGTGAGCAAATCGCGTTCCACGCCGATCGCCAGCCGATCCACCGTCGGGCGCGGCCCCGGCGCTGCCCAGCGTGCGATTGCTGCGATGGGGGAGAGCAGCGTGGCCTTGATGTCTACCGCTGCATCGCGGTCCGGCAGCCCATCGACCATCTTGAGGGCAGGCGGACGCTGGGCCAAGGCTTCTTCCAGTAGTGCTTGTTCTCCGCCGTTTCCGAGGGGCAGGCCGGCGTCGACGCGCGCGGCGATGGAATCGGCGGCTGCGTGAGCTTGGAGACCGACATCGGCGAAGACGTCTTGGAGATCGGCATCGTCGCCCATCCACTCCACAGGCATGGACGGCAGCTGGTCGCCGCGGGCCGCAGCGCCGCTGAGGCGGACTGGGGAGTTGACCCCCGGGGAGCGAACAATATCCGTAATCAGCCGGGAATACCAGTGGGCCAATTCAATCTCATTGTCCTGGTGGGCGACCGCATTGCGCAAGATATCTTGGGCCTCTGCGAGCAGTCCGCGGGCCGTAGCGCGGGACTGGCAGTGCGGGGCGAGCTCGGAAAGATCGAGTAGGGATTGGTGCAGGGCCATTGCTCACTGCCTTTCACTAGTGCGGGGCCGGTGCTTTCCCGCCGGCTGCGGGGTGCACGAATGCTTTCAATCTAACACTTCGGCTCTGTGATCCGGGCATGTGGGCCACGAGGAAGGGGTGGGAGGGCTAAAACGACTTTCGCCGCCTGCCCTCGAGGAGGGAGGCGGCGAAAGCTTATGGTTCTTTTACCGTGTCACACTTGCCAGCGGCAAAAGTGCGCTGTTGATACCCAGCTACTGTTTAGCGGGTGGTGAACGGCAGGAGAGCCATTTCGCGTGCGTTCTTGACTGCGGTAGCAACCTGACGCTGCTGCTGCGGGGTCAGACCGGTGACGCGACGGGAACGGATCTTGTGACGATCCGAGATGAACAGACGCAGAGTCTTGGTGTCCTTGTAGTCCACCTTCTCGATGCCCTCAGCCTTCAAAGGGTTCTTCTTTGGGCGACGGCTCTGCTCCATACGGAACTTCTTTTGGTTATTGCGCTTATTAGCCATTGTGCAATTACCCCTTTACCAGCTGGACTTACGAACGCCCGGCAGCTCACCACGGTGAGCCATGCCGCGCATACGGACACGGGACAGGCCGAACTTGCGGAGGTAACCGCGTGGGCGGCCATCGGCAGCGTCACGGTTACGTACGCGGGCTGGGGAAGCGTCACGAGGCTGGCGGTTCAGCTCGAACTGAGCCTCCAGGCGCTCCTCATCCGGGGTGTTCGGGTTCTTGATGATCTTCTTGAGCTCAGCGCGACGCTCCGCGTAGCGGGCGACGATTTCCTTGCGCTGCTCGTTCTTAGCGATCTTGGACTTCTTAGCCATTGATTATCGCTCCTCGCGGAATTCGACGTGCTTGCGGGCAATCGGATCGAACTTCTTCAAGGTGATGCGATCCGGGTTGTTGCGCTTGTTCTTACGGGTCACGTAGGTGTAACCGGTGCCCGCAGTGGACTTAAGCTTGATGATTGGGCGGATATCGTTACGTGCCATACTTAAATCTTCTCCCCACGTGCGCGAATCTTAGCCACAACGGACTCGATGCCATCGCGGTCGATGATCTTCATGCCCTTGGTGGAAACATTCAGGGTGATGGTACGGCCCTCAGAGGGCAGGTAGTAGCGACGACGCTGCACGTTGGGGTTCCAACGGCGCGAAGTGCGGCGGTGCGAGTGCGAGACCTGCTTGCCGAATTCCGGCTTGCGGCCCGTTACCTGGCAAATAGCCGACATGGGTCTTCTTTCTCCTAGCCGCCCACATCATGGCTATAGACAATGAAGCGCCGACTGCCGTGTGAGGGTGGCAGTGCTCAAAAGTGAGGTGTGAGCGGGTGCGGCGCCATTGTCAAACACCAGTAGACGGGGCGTAAAACGTATATTTTGACAACAGCAAGGGAAAATCTTACAGCCTCGGACGCGAATTACCTAATCGCTATCTTGCTGTGGCAAGTGAGCCGTTTGCCGTGCTGGGGTGGTGTTTGCCTGTGGGGTGCCGCCAAGCGTGGCGCAAGAAACGTGAGTGAAATGAGTGGTCGCCGCTGGTCGGGGATTTCGTATATGGGTTAGTTGACTGTAGGATAATTCAGGTTGTTGACCCGTGCCACGCGGCGCGCGGTTAACAGAGTGAAATTTGTACGTCCCAACTCGGGCACGATCCACGCTAAGCGTGTGGAACCGACCCGTAGTCCAACCCTGAGGGAATATATATGAAGAAAGATATTCACCCGGATTACCACCCGGTAGTCTTCCGCGATGCTGGTACCGGTCACTCCTTTTTGACCAAGTCCACCGCTTCCTCCGACCGCACCGTTGAGTGGGAAGACGGCAACGAGTACCCACTGATCGTCGTTGACGTTACCGCTGAGTCCCACCCGTTCTGGACTGGTGCACAGCGCGTTATGGATACCGCCGGCCGCGTCGAGCGCTTCAACCAGCGCTTCGGTGGCATGGCACGCCGCAAGAAGAAGAACGCGTAAGGAGGAGAGTAGAAAATGGCAACTCCTAAGTTTAAGAAGTCCCGTGCGAACACCCACGCACGTCGTTCCCAGTGGAAGGCTGACAACGTAGCCCTCCAGGAAGTCACCATCGACGGCCAGACCGTCCGCATCCCGCGCCGCCTGGTTAAGGCTGCCAAGCTGGGCCTGGTTGACGTAGAGCAGTTCTAAGCTCGCTCTTAAATCTCCCCGTCCGCTCTCCTTAGAGGGCTGGGCGGGGATTTTTTAGCTTTAGAAACCTCCTATAAGCATGTTTTAACCGTATTTGGGGGGCTATGGGGGGTAAATATTTCTCTTAACTTCATGAAGTTGACTGCCATCAGTAATAATTAGGACTATGAAAATCCTTGTGGTGGATGATGAACAAGCCGTCCGCGAATCGCTACGCCGTTCCCTACGTTTTAACGGCTACGAAGTGCTGACCGCTAACGACGGCCTGGAAGCCGTCGAGACGGTGCGCGCTGAGAATCCAGAATTGTTGATTCTGGACGTCATGATGCCCAACATGGATGGCCTTGAGGTATGCCGCACCCTGCGCAGTGAGGGTTGGGACCGTCCAATCCTCGTTCTGACCGCGCGCGATGGTGTTTCGGACCGTGTGGCTGGCCTCGATGCCGGCGCGGATGATTACCTGCCAAAGCCATTCGCATTGGAAGAGCTCTTGGCCCGCGTGCGCTCCTTGGTACGGCGTGCCTCTGCAGATTCCATCGCGGCTGAAGCCCCGGTGGAAAGCAAGCTCAGCTTCGAGGACCTTGAGCTTGACGCCGATACCCGCGAAGTAAGCCGCGGTGGCCGCGCCATTTCCTTGACCCGCACCGAGTTTGCGCTGCTGCAATTGCTGATGGAAAATCCCCGCAAGGTTCTCTCCCGCAGCAAGATCCTGGAAGAGGTATGGGGTTACGATTTCCCTACCTCCGGCAATGCTCTCGAGGTCTATATCGGCTACCTGCGTAAGAAGACCGAGGGCGAGGGCGACGCTCGCCTCATCCACACCGTCCGTGGTGTGGGCTATGTTTTGAGGGAGTCTAATCCGTGATTTTAAGGAAGCCCGCTTCCCTTGCGGTGGCTTCCGGGAAAGCACAGTCCACCCCTCTTACCGAGTTCTCTGATAGTCAGGGGAGTTGGGCTTCACGGGCGCCACTGCGGTGGCGCCTTGCTACTGTTACTGGCCTTGTGGTGGCCGTAGCCGTTGCCTTGATGACGTTGGCAACGTATTGGGTAGTTTCTATGTCCCTTACCGCCTCCGTCGATGACCGCTTGGAGGCCAAGGCCGATGTCTTGTTGCGGCAAAGCCAAGACCCGCGGTTCATGGATAACGTGGACCAGGAAATCGAGGACTTTAAGTCCTATAACCCTGGCACCCGTGTAGCCCTATCACCGCCCTCCATGAGCTTTTCCTACGGCGACACCATTCCTGTGGGCGGGGACTTCCACCGGACGGAGAATTACACGGAAACTTCCGTGCGTACCGTCGGCGGCGAGCGGGTGTTGGCCAAGCGTCATGATCTCGGCTCTACCGTGGTCGTCGCTCAGTCTCTCGCATCTACGCAAGAGCTCATAGCCATCTTGGGCACGGTGCTACTGATTATCGTTGCCCTTGGTATCGTGCTCGCCATTTTTGCAGGCCTCATCGTGTCCAAAACCGGTATGCAACCCATCGCCCGGCTGAAGCGAGCGGTGGATTACGTGACGCAGACCAACGACCTGCGTCCTATTGAGGTCTCCAATAACGACGAGATGGCGCAGTTGACCACCTCCTTTAACCAGATGCTGGAGGCACTGCAGGAATCCCGTTCGCAGCAGTCTCAGTTCGTAGCCGATGCTGGACACGAGCTAAAGACCCCGCTGACCTCTATGCGTACCAATATTGAGCTTTTGATGATGCTCAATCGCGCCGGTGGTGGCTTTGGCATGAGCGATGAGGACCGCAAGGACCTCGAAGATGACGTCATGTCCCAGATGAATGAGCTCTCCACCTTGATTGGAGACCTCGTTGATTTGGCGCGCGAGGACGGCAATGAGCGCGAACCGGAACCGGTTGACCTTTGTGAAGTCATGATGGCTTCGCTGGAGCGTGCGCGCCGCCGCCGTCCCGATGTGGAGTTCTTGGTGCGCTTTATCCCGTGGGAGCTGGACGGCGACCCCTTCGCATTGGGTCGTGCCACGCTTAACCTCATGGACAATGCGGCTAAGTGGTCGCCGGCAACTGGCACGGTGCGCGTATCCATGGAGCAGCTATCCTCCCACGAGGTGCGCCTGCGCTTTGATGATTCTGGGCCTGGCATTGCTCCGGAGGAGCGGGAGAAGGTCTTTGAGCGCTTCTATCGTTCGGCAGAAGCGCGCTCCATGCCGGGATCGGGCTTGGGCTTGGCCATTGTGAAATCGGTAATTGAACGCCACGATGGCACGATCAAGATCCGCGAGTCTAATGATGGTGGCACCCGCATGGAAGTCATCTTGCCGGGCAAGCCTGTGCCGGGTGAGATTTTCGTGGACGGTTTGGCAGACCCGCATGAGGGGCTGCCGGGTGGTAAGGAAGACCCAAGCGACCGGGGTGAAATCTTTGCGCAGCGTTGGTTTAATCAGGGCTAGCGTACAAGCGTTTATACTGGTGAGGTAATACAGCAACCTTTCAGGAATTCCTAGTAGGTTGGCAGATCAGTATCAGTCTTGACCAAGCGAAGTGAGGCATAGTTTTCTCATGAACATGAGGAATGACGATTACCGCGGCTTTGATGGAAACTCCCCGGAGGGAGTGTCCCAGGAAGGTCCGGGTAGGGCCGAGCCGGTTCAGGGTGGTCCGAACTTTGGAGAAACCAACCAGCAAGATGCCGTGGCTGGCAATGCTGGACCCTACAGCGGCGACACTGGTCCTTATAGTGGCGCTGACGCGCAGGCACAAGAGACTGGCTCCTATTCACAAGGCTGGAATCAGCCGCGCGGCGGTGCACAAGGCGATGACCCACGAACACTAGGTTCGCTCGGGCCGTACCCGAACGGCCCACAGACCCAAAGCTTTAGCGGTCAGGGACAGGAAGGCCCGATGGTCACCCCTCTTCCTCCGCAGCCGGAGCAAAAGAAGAAAATCGGCTTGGGTGCCGCCACCGCTTTGGCGGCCGTTGCCGCCATCGCCGCAGGCTCGATTGCCGGTGCTGTGGTCGGTATGAGTTCCGGGGGAGGCAATAACGATACCTCTGTAGTCAATGAAGCCCTCAAGGCTGAGCCGGCCAACAATAGCACCGGTAAGGAACCGGAGCAGGGTTCCGTTGAAGAAGTTGCCTCTAAGGTTTTGCCGGCGGTGGTTTCTATCCAGACGATGACTCGTACTGGTGGGGCTGAAGGCTCCGGTTCTGTCATCTCCCCAGATGGTTATGTACTGACCAACCACCACGTGGTTGCCGGTGCTGAGCACGGTGGCATGATGCAGGTGACCATGAATGACGGCAGCAAGCATGAAGCTGACGTGGTGGCCTCGGATGCGAATACGGACGTTGCCATCGTGAAAATCAAGGACGTCAAGGACCTGCCGTTCTTGCAGTTCGGCGACTCCGATTCCGTTGCCGTGGGCCAAGAGGTGGTGGCCGTGGGCTCACCTTTGGGCCTGAACGCTACCGTGACCTCGGGCATCGTGTCGGCAAAGAACCGTCCCGTGCGCGCGTCCCAGGAGGGTGGCGAGTCCTCATTGATTGACGCCATTCAGACCGATGCTGCAGTTAACCCTGGCAACTCCGGCGGCCCGCTGGTGGATCGAGACGGCAATATCGTGGGCATGAACTCCATGATTGCTTCGCTGTCTAATGACTCCTCCGGCGAGGGCGGCTCCATTGGCTTGGGCTTTGCAATTCCATCCAACTTTGCCAAGCGCATGGCAGATGAGCTCATCAATGACGGCAAAGTTTCCCACCCAACCCTTGGCGTGAAGGTGCTAGCGCGCGACGACGGCAATGGTGCCCGCATCGCCGAGGTAGAGCCGGGCGGTCCAGCAGATAAGGCGGGTTTGAAGGATGGCGACATTGTCACCCGCGTCAACGACCGCCTGATTGAAAACGCTGATGCGCTCATCGCGGCGGCGCGATCGCAGGACTTTGGCGCGACGGTGACCTTGGAGGTTACCCGCGAAGACTCGGATGAATCTCGTCAGGTAGAGGTAACCCTCTCAGGCGAGTAAATTACTGTGCAAGACCTCATTAGGTGCTGAATGCGCCGTACCTCACCCCGCCACAAGGCCGTACTGCCTTAACTTAAGGAGAAAAATGCCAGATTCGCAGCACGATGTGACCGACTCCGCGCAGCCCGACGGCGCGAATAAGCGCGATTCCTTGATGGATGTTGCCGAACCCGATGATGCCTTCCTGCTGGCGAGCGAGCAGGAGGATAGCCTTGCCGCCCCGCGCCGCGGGCTCATCGTTATTGTCACCGATCATCCTGGTGAGCAATCCGATAGCACTTCGCAGCTGGTAAGCGAGTTGCTCGCGGAGGCCAATTTCCGCGTTGATGGCGCCATCGTAGTGCGTTCCAAGAAGTCCAAGATTCGCCAGGCCATTGAGACCGCCGTGGTCGGTGGCGTGGACTTGGTCCTCACCGTGGGCGGTACCGGCGTGGGCCCGCGCGATAAGACTCCGGAGGCTACCCGCTCCGTCATCGACAAGATGGTGCCGGGCGTGGCGCAGGCGCTGCGTTCTTCTGGCCAAGCCTGTGGCGCGGTGGATGCCTGCACGTCCCGCGGCCTATCGGGTGTTTCGGGCTCTACCGTCGTGGTCAACCTCGCTTCCTCGCGTGCTGCGGTCCGTGATGGCATGGCTACCTTGGCGCCTCTGGTGCACCACCTGATTGATCAGCTGCAGCAATCGAGCGTCCAGTAATAGCAGGGCATTTTCTATGACGTCGCGGAGAAATCGCCGGCGAGTATTCCGCCAATCCGATGCTGCCGGCTATGACCGTAGTGCTGATAAGCCCGGCGTACCCGCTTCCCACGGTGTTGATGAAGAGAGAATCGTTACCGTCGATGACGCGGATTCGGTGGCGGCAGAGGGGGAGTCTGGCCAGCGCGATGAACAGTTCTACCGAGAAAATCAGCCCCCACACTACGGCGGCTAGTGCCTAAGACAGGCTGCAGGTCTGCAGCCACAGAGGTACTTAAAAAGCCCGTGGTTTCTTCCGAAGAAGTGAAACCACGGGCTCTGTGCTGCGCAAGCAGCGAAGGGAACTAGGCCTGGTGGCGGCCGCCGCCGGTAGAACCGGAATCGGCGTCGGTAGCGCCGCGGGCGGAACCGTCGATGCCGGTACCCGGGATGTCCTTATCGGAGACATTCTGGGCCTCGAGCAGGTCGCGGATTTCCGCGAGCAGTTCCTCGGAGGTTGGGGCAGGGGCCTCAGGGTCCACACCGTGGCGGCGCTTAGCGGCCTCGGTGAGCTTGTTGATCGGCATGACGATGAGGAAGTAGACCACTGCGGCGATGATGAGGAAGTTAATCGCTGCGGAGATGACGGCGCCGAAGTCCACGAAGGTGTTTTCGGCATCTGTGATGTGGAAGCCAACGGCACCAACCTCAGCGGAGC
The nucleotide sequence above comes from Corynebacterium tuberculostearicum. Encoded proteins:
- a CDS encoding S1C family serine protease; the protein is MNMRNDDYRGFDGNSPEGVSQEGPGRAEPVQGGPNFGETNQQDAVAGNAGPYSGDTGPYSGADAQAQETGSYSQGWNQPRGGAQGDDPRTLGSLGPYPNGPQTQSFSGQGQEGPMVTPLPPQPEQKKKIGLGAATALAAVAAIAAGSIAGAVVGMSSGGGNNDTSVVNEALKAEPANNSTGKEPEQGSVEEVASKVLPAVVSIQTMTRTGGAEGSGSVISPDGYVLTNHHVVAGAEHGGMMQVTMNDGSKHEADVVASDANTDVAIVKIKDVKDLPFLQFGDSDSVAVGQEVVAVGSPLGLNATVTSGIVSAKNRPVRASQEGGESSLIDAIQTDAAVNPGNSGGPLVDRDGNIVGMNSMIASLSNDSSGEGGSIGLGFAIPSNFAKRMADELINDGKVSHPTLGVKVLARDDGNGARIAEVEPGGPADKAGLKDGDIVTRVNDRLIENADALIAAARSQDFGATVTLEVTREDSDESRQVEVTLSGE
- a CDS encoding MogA/MoaB family molybdenum cofactor biosynthesis protein; this encodes MPDSQHDVTDSAQPDGANKRDSLMDVAEPDDAFLLASEQEDSLAAPRRGLIVIVTDHPGEQSDSTSQLVSELLAEANFRVDGAIVVRSKKSKIRQAIETAVVGGVDLVLTVGGTGVGPRDKTPEATRSVIDKMVPGVAQALRSSGQACGAVDACTSRGLSGVSGSTVVVNLASSRAAVRDGMATLAPLVHHLIDQLQQSSVQ
- the mscL gene encoding large-conductance mechanosensitive channel protein MscL; the protein is MLKGFKDFIMRGNVIELATAVIIGSAFTAIVKSVTDSIIQPIINSLGSAEVGAVGFHITDAENTFVDFGAVISAAINFLIIAAVVYFLIVMPINKLTEAAKRRHGVDPEAPAPTSEELLAEIRDLLEAQNVSDKDIPGTGIDGSARGATDADSGSTGGGRHQA